In Chryseobacterium lactis, a single genomic region encodes these proteins:
- a CDS encoding aminotransferase-like domain-containing protein — translation MDSPVKIPYESFIKIDRKSDTSIYLQIANQLINAIQRGFLPFGTKLPGTRTFSELLEIHRNTAVAVYDELSAQGWTESFPNKGTFIIGKDQEKPLKMNDFKQNNLQNYPETVGFSFKTSNILDNPFEHSDCEYVFNDGVPDIRLTQIGQHSRFYSSILKRKANQKVLGHYNHDGSEFFKEHLSRYLNLSRGLPISKNNLLITRSTEMSIYIVSEILLSAGDIVLVGALSYFSVNMIFMKAGVQMVSIPIDEDGIIVESVREACKKHKIRMLYLTPHHHYPTTVALSAQRRLELLELANEYGFIILEDDYDYEFHYDKSPILPLASADTNGMVIYIGSFGKSLAPGFRTGFIVAPENLMVEMRKYLGIIDRQGDILMERALGEMIEEGEINRYLKKSLKIYQERRNHLSDLLQENLGDLITFQKPSGGLAIWLEWNIPINLMQLSRKCAQDNLFIPKTLLYQNKGITAIRLGFGDLDSAEMDKSIDIFSKNAKLLS, via the coding sequence ATGGATAGTCCGGTTAAAATTCCTTACGAAAGTTTTATAAAAATTGATAGAAAATCAGATACTTCTATTTACCTGCAAATAGCGAATCAATTAATCAATGCGATTCAAAGAGGCTTTTTACCTTTTGGCACCAAACTACCGGGAACAAGAACCTTTAGTGAACTGCTGGAAATCCATAGAAATACGGCTGTAGCAGTATATGATGAACTTTCTGCACAAGGCTGGACTGAAAGTTTTCCCAATAAAGGAACTTTTATCATTGGAAAAGATCAGGAAAAACCCTTAAAGATGAATGATTTTAAACAAAATAATCTTCAAAACTATCCTGAAACAGTCGGCTTTTCATTCAAAACATCCAATATTCTGGATAATCCCTTTGAACATTCCGATTGCGAATATGTTTTTAATGATGGTGTTCCGGACATCAGACTAACGCAAATCGGCCAGCATTCCAGATTTTACAGCTCTATTCTTAAGCGAAAAGCCAATCAGAAAGTATTGGGGCATTATAATCATGACGGAAGTGAGTTTTTTAAAGAACACTTATCCCGTTATCTCAATTTATCCCGCGGATTGCCGATTTCCAAAAATAATCTTCTGATTACCCGAAGTACGGAAATGAGTATTTATATTGTTTCCGAGATTCTTCTTTCTGCCGGAGATATCGTCCTGGTAGGTGCACTAAGTTATTTTTCAGTAAATATGATCTTTATGAAGGCAGGGGTTCAAATGGTTTCGATTCCTATTGATGAAGACGGAATAATAGTAGAAAGTGTACGGGAAGCCTGCAAAAAACATAAGATCCGAATGCTGTATCTTACTCCGCATCATCACTACCCTACCACTGTGGCACTGAGTGCCCAGAGACGGCTCGAATTACTGGAACTGGCCAACGAGTATGGGTTTATTATTCTGGAAGACGACTACGATTATGAATTTCATTATGATAAAAGCCCGATTCTTCCACTGGCCAGTGCAGATACGAATGGAATGGTTATCTATATCGGATCTTTTGGAAAATCACTGGCACCGGGATTCAGAACGGGATTTATTGTGGCACCGGAAAACCTGATGGTTGAGATGAGAAAATATCTTGGGATTATTGACCGTCAGGGTGATATTCTGATGGAAAGAGCTTTAGGAGAAATGATTGAAGAAGGAGAAATCAACCGGTATCTGAAAAAATCTTTAAAGATATATCAGGAAAGACGAAATCATCTCTCAGACTTGCTACAGGAAAACCTAGGAGATCTTATTACCTTTCAGAAACCTTCCGGCGGATTAGCGATCTGGCTGGAATGGAATATTCCTATCAATCTGATGCAGCTAAGCCGTAAATGTGCTCAGGATAACTTATTTATTCCCAAAACATTACTCTACCAGAATAAAGGCATCACTGCAATCAGATTAGGATTTGGTGATCTGGATTCTGCAGAAATGGATAAAAGCATCGACATTTTTTCAAAAAATGCAAAATTACTGAGCTAG
- a CDS encoding aminotransferase class I/II-fold pyridoxal phosphate-dependent enzyme has translation MPDHHHRFQQLLCKRKEEGILRSLNPRSEGIDFYSNDYLGFAGNKQLQDILLQTVISNPQLLSGSTGSRLISGNTAIANDTELYIAEKHRFQAALLFPSGYNANLALFSTLPGRHDTIIVDEQIHRSVHDACRMSNARKLKFRHNDPEDLDRILKKQDGHCYIAIESLYSMEGDFAPVEEIAELAEQYGANLIIDEAHAFGVFGYGLVEKYQLQDKVCAAVMTYGKALGAHGAAVLSNHLIRSYLINFASAFIYTTSAQDIQWMSIRTGYDFLEDHPESAKKLHENITIFRNQNLKSPSSATSPVQAIVIADNQKLKTIQNTLSDNGFLTYAVYSPTVKEGTERLRICLHSFNTEEEIVRLAEIIKQII, from the coding sequence ATGCCTGATCATCATCACAGGTTTCAGCAATTACTCTGCAAAAGGAAAGAAGAGGGAATATTGAGGAGTTTAAACCCTAGGTCAGAAGGAATTGATTTTTATTCAAATGATTACCTGGGATTTGCAGGAAATAAGCAACTTCAGGATATTTTATTGCAAACGGTTATTTCTAATCCTCAGCTGCTTTCTGGAAGTACGGGATCAAGATTAATCAGTGGGAATACTGCTATAGCAAATGATACTGAACTTTATATTGCAGAAAAGCACCGGTTTCAGGCAGCTTTACTTTTTCCTTCCGGGTATAATGCTAACCTTGCTTTATTTTCAACACTTCCGGGGCGTCATGATACAATTATTGTGGATGAACAAATTCACCGTTCCGTTCATGATGCCTGTAGAATGTCAAATGCAAGGAAATTAAAATTCAGACATAATGATCCTGAAGATCTGGATAGGATATTGAAAAAACAGGATGGACACTGCTATATAGCTATTGAAAGTCTGTATTCCATGGAAGGGGATTTTGCTCCTGTTGAGGAAATTGCTGAGCTGGCCGAACAGTATGGTGCTAACTTAATTATTGATGAAGCCCATGCCTTTGGGGTTTTCGGATATGGATTGGTTGAAAAATATCAGCTCCAGGACAAGGTTTGTGCAGCTGTGATGACTTATGGTAAAGCATTGGGAGCACATGGGGCAGCCGTACTCAGTAATCATTTGATAAGATCCTATCTGATCAACTTTGCGTCGGCATTTATTTATACCACTTCAGCTCAGGATATTCAATGGATGAGTATCAGAACGGGATATGATTTTTTAGAAGATCATCCTGAATCGGCAAAGAAACTTCATGAGAATATTACAATTTTCAGAAATCAAAATTTGAAATCTCCTTCTTCAGCAACGAGTCCTGTTCAGGCTATTGTCATTGCGGATAATCAAAAATTAAAAACAATACAAAATACTTTGTCTGACAATGGATTTTTAACCTATGCCGTGTACAGTCCAACTGTAAAGGAAGGAACCGAACGCCTTAGAATATGTCTGCACAGTTTTAATACAGAGGAAGAGATTGTAAGACTGGCTGAGATTATTAAACAAATTATTTAA
- the bioD gene encoding dethiobiotin synthase: MKLFITGIGTEIGKTVCSAVLVQYFKAEYWKPVQSGDLHYTDSHKIEAWTDHTICHPETYRLQLAASPHQSARAENRQINLDDFQLPQTENSLIVEGAGGVMVPLSDNRFMIDLIDLLQLPAALVVRNYLGCINHSLLSIMALQQRNIKLEYLILNGEFPEDTERVICSFIEQETKVIRIPEIESADKEQIQTAAKQLTITKL; the protein is encoded by the coding sequence ATGAAATTATTTATCACAGGAATCGGAACTGAAATAGGGAAAACGGTTTGTTCAGCTGTTTTGGTTCAATATTTTAAAGCAGAATATTGGAAACCGGTACAATCGGGAGATCTTCATTATACCGACAGCCATAAAATTGAAGCATGGACTGATCACACTATCTGCCACCCGGAAACGTATCGGCTTCAACTGGCTGCTTCGCCTCACCAGTCTGCCCGTGCGGAAAACAGACAGATTAATCTGGACGATTTTCAGCTACCTCAGACTGAAAACTCTCTGATTGTAGAAGGAGCGGGTGGAGTAATGGTCCCGCTTTCTGACAATAGATTTATGATTGATCTTATCGACCTTTTACAGCTGCCTGCAGCTCTTGTAGTCAGAAATTATTTAGGATGCATCAATCACAGTTTATTGTCGATTATGGCATTACAACAAAGAAATATTAAACTGGAATATCTGATCCTTAACGGAGAATTTCCGGAAGATACTGAAAGAGTGATTTGCAGTTTTATCGAACAAGAAACAAAGGTTATCAGGATTCCCGAAATAGAAAGCGCTGATAAGGAACAGATACAAACTGCTGCAAAGCAATTAACAATAACAAAATTATGA
- the bioB gene encoding biotin synthase BioB, with amino-acid sequence MITDTTKALRNDWTKAEIEEIYHLPLMELIYKAATIHREWHDPSEVQISTLLSIKTGGCPEDCSYCGQAARYHTNIKVQALLPTETVIAHAQKAKNSGSSRFCMAAAWREVRNNRDFDRVIDMVKGVNELGLEVCCTLGMLTEDQAVRLQEAGLYAYNHNLDTSEQYYEEIISTRTFDNRINTINNVRKAGITVCSGGIIGLGETHRDRISMLLTLATMPKHPESVPINALARVEGTPLENNEKVDTWEMVRMIATARIVMPSSMVRLSAGRIEMSEIEQAWCFIAGANSIFTGERETLLVTPNPGVSEDMQMLETLGLKPMMKKETCC; translated from the coding sequence ATGATAACGGATACCACAAAAGCATTGAGAAACGACTGGACAAAAGCAGAAATCGAAGAAATTTATCATTTACCTTTAATGGAACTGATTTATAAAGCAGCAACCATACACAGAGAATGGCACGATCCTTCGGAAGTTCAAATTTCTACTTTATTATCAATCAAAACCGGAGGGTGCCCGGAAGACTGTTCGTACTGCGGACAAGCCGCACGCTACCATACCAATATTAAAGTACAGGCTTTACTGCCCACTGAAACGGTAATTGCTCATGCCCAAAAGGCAAAAAATTCGGGATCTTCAAGATTCTGTATGGCCGCAGCATGGCGTGAAGTTCGTAACAATAGGGATTTCGACCGGGTAATCGATATGGTAAAGGGAGTGAATGAGCTTGGGCTGGAAGTGTGTTGCACCCTAGGAATGCTAACGGAAGACCAGGCTGTAAGACTTCAGGAAGCCGGATTATATGCTTACAATCACAACCTTGATACCTCCGAGCAATATTATGAAGAAATTATTTCTACAAGAACTTTCGACAACAGGATCAATACGATCAATAATGTCCGAAAAGCTGGAATTACAGTTTGTTCAGGAGGGATTATTGGCTTGGGAGAAACTCATAGAGACAGAATTTCTATGTTGTTAACTCTTGCAACGATGCCAAAACATCCTGAATCTGTGCCGATCAATGCTTTAGCAAGAGTAGAAGGAACACCATTGGAAAATAATGAAAAAGTTGATACCTGGGAAATGGTACGAATGATTGCTACTGCTAGAATCGTGATGCCTTCTTCAATGGTAAGATTAAGTGCAGGGCGAATAGAAATGTCCGAAATAGAGCAGGCATGGTGTTTTATAGCAGGCGCCAACTCAATCTTTACAGGAGAAAGAGAAACGTTGCTGGTAACTCCTAATCCGGGAGTTTCTGAAGACATGCAAATGCTGGAAACCCTTGGATTGAAGCCGATGATGAAGAAAGAAACATGCTGTTAA
- the bioA gene encoding adenosylmethionine--8-amino-7-oxononanoate transaminase, protein MKTMTSTHLQQRDKAVNWHPYTQMKTANDIVPIVKGKGLYLYDQENKKYMDVVSSWWVTLHGHSHPYIAQRVFEQLNTLEQVIFAGFTHEPAIQLSENLLQLLPDNQEKVFYSDNGSTAVEVALKMCIQYAHNQGKKKTKILAFKNAYHGDTFGAMSVSGKSFWTKPFESMLFEVVFIDTPNSENLEQLKAKIKDHADEAACFIYEPLVQGAAGMLMYEAEDLDNLMKFCREQGLLMIQDEVFTGFGRTGKLFAADHLTEKPDIMCFSKGLTGGTIPMGITTCSDEIYNTFWSDDRHKTLFHGHSFTANPLACAAGLASMELLLEEETQTSIKRITQQHSEFVKVLSSHPHVENARQIGTILAFDCRTGQGTSYFNEVGKQLYHEFLQRGIIMRPLGNVIYLVPPYCITSGELEFVYQNILEVLDQI, encoded by the coding sequence ATGAAAACAATGACATCAACCCATCTTCAGCAGAGAGATAAAGCTGTCAACTGGCACCCTTATACCCAAATGAAGACCGCTAATGATATCGTTCCTATTGTAAAGGGGAAAGGTCTGTATCTGTATGACCAGGAAAATAAAAAATATATGGATGTCGTTTCTTCATGGTGGGTAACTTTACATGGGCATTCACATCCTTATATTGCCCAGCGGGTTTTTGAACAGCTAAACACCCTTGAGCAGGTTATTTTTGCCGGTTTTACTCATGAACCTGCCATACAGCTTTCAGAAAATCTCTTACAACTGCTGCCGGATAATCAGGAAAAAGTATTTTACTCTGACAACGGTTCAACTGCGGTAGAAGTGGCTTTAAAAATGTGTATTCAATACGCTCATAATCAGGGTAAAAAAAAGACTAAAATTTTAGCATTCAAAAATGCTTATCATGGAGATACTTTCGGGGCGATGTCGGTAAGCGGAAAAAGCTTTTGGACCAAACCATTTGAAAGCATGCTGTTTGAAGTAGTTTTCATTGATACTCCCAATTCTGAAAACCTGGAACAATTAAAGGCTAAGATTAAAGATCATGCAGATGAAGCTGCCTGTTTTATTTATGAGCCTTTGGTTCAGGGTGCTGCGGGAATGCTGATGTATGAGGCGGAAGATCTTGACAACCTGATGAAATTCTGCAGAGAGCAGGGACTCCTGATGATTCAGGATGAAGTTTTTACCGGTTTTGGGAGAACAGGAAAGCTTTTTGCTGCCGATCACCTTACGGAAAAACCGGACATTATGTGTTTTTCAAAAGGATTAACGGGAGGTACTATACCGATGGGAATTACCACCTGTTCTGATGAAATTTACAATACATTTTGGTCTGATGACCGTCATAAAACTTTATTTCACGGGCATTCATTTACGGCCAATCCTTTAGCTTGTGCTGCCGGTCTAGCCAGTATGGAATTGCTGCTTGAAGAAGAAACGCAGACAAGTATCAAGCGCATCACTCAACAACATTCTGAATTTGTAAAAGTGCTTTCATCTCATCCTCATGTGGAAAATGCACGCCAGATAGGAACTATTTTAGCTTTTGACTGCAGAACCGGCCAGGGAACTTCTTATTTTAATGAGGTCGGAAAGCAGCTTTATCATGAATTTCTGCAAAGAGGAATTATTATGAGACCATTAGGGAATGTAATATATCTGGTGCCACCGTATTGCATTACTTCCGGGGAATTGGAGTTTGTCTATCAGAATATTCTTGAAGTTCTAGATCAGATATAA
- a CDS encoding winged helix-turn-helix transcriptional regulator encodes MRNFGVKCPEYLKVLAEQLKQLEEDHIIQRIEGYNFPPEVYDKLTERGQKLGPILSKLHSRGNELSS; translated from the coding sequence TTGCGGAACTTTGGAGTAAAATGCCCAGAGTATCTAAAAGTACTTGCAGAGCAGCTTAAACAACTGGAAGAAGATCATATCATTCAAAGGATTGAAGGCTATAATTTTCCTCCAGAGGTTTATGATAAGCTGACAGAAAGAGGTCAAAAGCTTGGCCCCATTCTATCCAAGTTGCATTCCCGGGGAAATGAACTCAGCTCGTAG
- a CDS encoding CynX/NimT family MFS transporter has translation MMKNEVKKNASYVLLIINVLVVILISSNLRSPIVAVAPVLGDVRDALKLDNFQVSMLTSIPLCMFAACSVLVSRFSNKFGISKLLMYSIIILSFGLFLRITGSLWLLFLGSLFIGLGICIGNVVTPGYVKNNFPKQIGLMTGIFAVSMNLTAALASGFSVKIGEWTGFGWRGSLGIWLVIAALGFLVLILEFILNKRNTDQPKAALSTSDFNMFKSSQAWNISIFMGLQSLFYYCLVAWLPSFLADYNMQGESSGWVFFVIQITMIPVTFFCPIIASKMKDQRLMIFFVCALMFVSTMMFVFLKSQWIYINAVIIGIANGLSFSLSILFFSTRTRSSINAVKISGMAQSVGYLIAAFGPPVFGKLHDWDVTWNSSFYFMSTAVLLMLFFGMKAARNKYVED, from the coding sequence ATGATGAAGAATGAAGTAAAAAAGAATGCTTCCTATGTTTTATTAATTATTAATGTTCTGGTGGTTATCCTGATTTCCAGTAATCTTCGCTCACCTATCGTTGCAGTTGCACCGGTACTTGGCGACGTTCGGGATGCCTTGAAATTAGATAATTTCCAGGTGAGTATGCTGACCTCTATTCCACTTTGTATGTTTGCCGCGTGTTCGGTATTGGTAAGCAGGTTTTCAAATAAATTCGGGATCAGTAAGCTTCTGATGTATTCTATAATCATTTTAAGTTTCGGATTATTTCTAAGAATAACGGGATCTCTATGGCTGTTATTTTTAGGATCACTATTTATTGGCCTGGGAATATGTATTGGGAATGTGGTGACACCGGGATATGTTAAAAATAACTTCCCAAAACAAATTGGCTTAATGACCGGTATTTTTGCTGTTTCAATGAATCTTACTGCGGCATTAGCTTCAGGTTTCAGTGTGAAAATCGGTGAATGGACAGGTTTCGGATGGCGTGGTTCTCTGGGAATCTGGCTGGTGATTGCAGCCTTAGGTTTTCTGGTTTTAATCCTGGAATTCATTTTGAATAAAAGAAATACGGATCAACCAAAAGCAGCATTAAGTACTTCAGATTTCAATATGTTCAAATCCTCTCAGGCATGGAATATCAGTATTTTCATGGGATTACAGTCATTATTTTATTACTGTCTGGTAGCCTGGTTACCGTCATTTCTGGCAGATTATAATATGCAGGGTGAAAGCTCAGGATGGGTGTTTTTTGTTATTCAGATTACCATGATTCCTGTCACTTTCTTTTGTCCGATCATTGCCAGCAAAATGAAAGACCAGAGACTGATGATCTTTTTTGTATGTGCACTGATGTTTGTAAGTACCATGATGTTTGTATTTCTGAAATCCCAATGGATCTATATAAATGCAGTAATTATAGGGATCGCCAACGGATTATCCTTTAGTTTATCAATTTTATTCTTTTCTACAAGAACCCGAAGCAGTATCAATGCTGTAAAAATCTCAGGGATGGCACAATCGGTAGGCTATCTGATTGCAGCATTCGGGCCTCCGGTATTTGGAAAGCTGCATGATTGGGATGTGACCTGGAACAGTTCATTTTATTTTATGAGTACTGCAGTCTTGCTGATGTTATTTTTCGGAATGAAAGCAGCGAGAAATAAATATGTGGAAGATTAA
- a CDS encoding AraC family transcriptional regulator yields MNANDSIKIDELKKPYFVWFEENWIHDDVLHQHQKGQLVYVESGFQYITIQERIYLLPQNHAVWIPPDVIHKTNSHSEKIKLMIMFADVEKKESFYHEVNVFSVPPVLKEMIKYAEKWSKLLTKDHDENVFLKALFNELPRFVEHSLKLHICLPKDKRLTGVIEYLHDHYHTEIKMEDLGETALLSSRSLERIFKKETGLTLSKYQQVLRIIKSLELLSLKDLTISETAYEVGYKSVQAYTRSFQSVMQFRPTDFLKNMK; encoded by the coding sequence ATGAATGCAAATGACAGTATTAAAATTGATGAATTAAAAAAGCCTTATTTTGTATGGTTTGAAGAAAACTGGATTCATGATGATGTTCTCCATCAGCATCAAAAAGGCCAGCTGGTCTATGTGGAAAGTGGTTTTCAATACATCACGATTCAGGAAAGAATTTATCTGCTTCCTCAGAATCATGCCGTCTGGATTCCGCCGGATGTCATTCATAAAACCAACTCGCATTCTGAGAAAATCAAACTGATGATCATGTTTGCTGATGTTGAGAAAAAAGAATCATTTTATCATGAAGTCAACGTCTTTTCTGTTCCTCCGGTTTTAAAGGAAATGATAAAATATGCTGAAAAATGGTCAAAATTGCTTACAAAAGATCATGACGAAAATGTATTTTTAAAAGCACTTTTTAACGAGCTTCCCCGTTTTGTAGAGCATTCACTGAAGCTTCACATCTGCCTTCCCAAGGATAAACGTCTTACAGGCGTTATTGAATATCTTCATGATCACTATCACACAGAAATTAAAATGGAAGATTTGGGCGAAACGGCACTGCTTTCTTCACGCTCCTTAGAACGCATTTTCAAGAAAGAAACCGGCCTGACATTAAGTAAATATCAACAGGTCCTGCGAATTATAAAAAGCCTTGAATTGTTGAGTTTAAAAGATCTTACTATTTCAGAAACAGCCTATGAAGTAGGATATAAGAGTGTACAGGCGTATACAAGAAGTTTTCAATCTGTGATGCAATTCCGTCCTACGGATTTTTTGAAAAATATGAAATAA
- a CDS encoding MATE family efflux transporter yields MEQQRQLILNGKMYKVMWQMSWPAVIAMVLYGLNNFLDGIFVGHLISNTALAAVGVAYPLAQFAQGFGTLIGTGVGSAVSIWIGADDKDKLNRAMGTVNFLTLLFSVAITIPCYIFAKELVYMMGGRGEILTLGTEYFRATILGSFFWIHGLALNMLIRAEGRMQTAAWMIAVGLIVDVALKPLFINTFGWGVSGAAWATNISMIIYMVLGVWYYASGKASFSTRFWSLKRDKIIIKEALSLGMPGFIMMVMIVIQNIVVFNVIAKYGKEVDVTFFTAVNRFYILLNTPLWGLMRALQPVSGMNFGAEKYERSIKAYRLFSFTGLVILIPFWFFVMYFPAGVLSVMIPNVTFTPNQLMDFRIYMSVLPALPFIFMAMVWFPSVENARPATVISILRQVVLYIPALLFIPMMYGIRSIYTISAVIEWIVFFGVIYAVWSNSRILKKSRIN; encoded by the coding sequence ATGGAACAACAAAGACAGCTTATTTTAAATGGAAAAATGTACAAGGTTATGTGGCAGATGTCGTGGCCGGCAGTAATTGCCATGGTATTGTATGGTCTCAATAATTTCCTTGACGGGATTTTTGTAGGACATCTGATCAGCAATACGGCTTTAGCAGCTGTAGGTGTTGCCTATCCTTTGGCACAATTTGCACAGGGCTTCGGAACATTGATTGGTACAGGAGTTGGTTCGGCGGTCAGTATCTGGATCGGCGCTGATGATAAGGATAAATTAAACAGAGCAATGGGAACAGTCAATTTTCTTACCCTGCTGTTTTCGGTGGCTATCACCATTCCATGCTATATTTTTGCTAAAGAACTCGTGTATATGATGGGAGGAAGAGGTGAAATCCTGACGTTGGGAACAGAATATTTCAGAGCAACCATTTTGGGGAGTTTTTTCTGGATTCATGGTCTTGCGCTCAATATGCTGATCCGTGCAGAAGGACGTATGCAGACTGCTGCCTGGATGATTGCGGTAGGTCTGATTGTAGATGTAGCACTAAAGCCTTTATTTATCAATACTTTCGGATGGGGAGTAAGCGGTGCCGCATGGGCTACCAATATTTCAATGATTATTTATATGGTATTGGGTGTTTGGTATTATGCATCCGGAAAAGCATCTTTCAGTACCCGTTTCTGGTCTTTAAAGAGGGATAAGATCATTATTAAAGAAGCCCTTTCGTTAGGAATGCCCGGTTTTATTATGATGGTAATGATTGTGATTCAGAATATTGTGGTATTTAATGTCATTGCAAAATATGGAAAAGAAGTCGATGTTACTTTCTTTACGGCGGTCAACAGATTCTATATTCTATTAAACACCCCGCTTTGGGGACTCATGAGAGCTCTTCAACCCGTTTCGGGTATGAATTTTGGTGCGGAGAAATACGAAAGGAGCATCAAGGCTTACCGGCTTTTTTCTTTCACCGGATTGGTTATCCTGATTCCCTTTTGGTTTTTTGTCATGTATTTCCCTGCCGGCGTATTGTCTGTGATGATTCCGAATGTTACCTTTACTCCCAATCAGCTTATGGATTTTCGGATTTATATGAGTGTACTTCCGGCATTACCCTTTATTTTCATGGCTATGGTTTGGTTTCCATCGGTGGAGAATGCAAGACCGGCTACTGTTATCAGCATCCTCAGACAAGTCGTATTGTATATTCCTGCCCTGCTTTTTATTCCCATGATGTATGGAATCCGTAGTATTTATACAATAAGCGCGGTTATAGAATGGATCGTCTTTTTCGGGGTTATATACGCTGTGTGGTCGAATTCCAGAATCCTAAAGAAAAGCAGGATCAATTAA